In the Punica granatum isolate Tunisia-2019 unplaced genomic scaffold, ASM765513v2 Contig00409, whole genome shotgun sequence genome, one interval contains:
- the LOC116190271 gene encoding glutathione S-transferase-like, which translates to MAVMKLYGSLLSTAMGRVVACLYEKGLDFEFIPVDMKSGEHKKEPFLSLNPFGQVPAFVDGDLKLFESRAITQYIAHEYADKGTPLVVPGKQMAIVSVWMEVEAHQYDQPAGKLVWELGYKPHFGMQPDNAVVEENEGKLGKVLDVYEARLSQSKYIGGDTFTLADLHHLPTLSYLMDTPAKKLIESRPKVSAWVTDITSRPAWCKAIEFRKQQ; encoded by the exons ATGGCGGTCATGAAGCTCTACGGCAGCCTTTTGTCCACAGCGATGGGGAGGGTGGTCGCTTGCCTCTACGAGAAGGGCTTGGACTTCGAGTTCATCCCCGTCGACATGAAATCCGGCGAGCATAAGAAGGAACCCTTCCTTTCCCTCAAC CCGTTTGGTCAAGTTCCAGCATTCGTGGATGGTGACTTGAAGCTCTTCG AGTCGAGGGCGATAACCCAGTACATAGCCCACGAGTACGCCGACAAGGGGACGCCGCTGGTGGTGCCGGGGAAGCAGATGGCGATCGTGTCGGTGTGGATGGAGGTGGAGGCCCACCAGTACGATCAGCCGGCAGGGAAGCTCGTGTGGGAGCTGGGTTACAAGCCGCACTTCGGGATGCAGCCCGACAACGCGGTGGTGGAGGAGAACGAGGGGAAGCTCGGGAAGGTCCTGGACGTGTATGAGGCCCGACTGTCCCAGTCCAAGTACATCGGCGGGGACACCTTCACCCTCGCCGACCTCCACCACCTCCCGACCCTGAGCTACCTCATGGACACCCCGGCGAAGAAGCTCATCGAGTCGAGGCCCAAGGTCAGCGCCTGGGTCACCGATATCACTTCCCGGCCCGCGTGGTGCAAGGCTATCGAGTTTAGGAAGCAGCAGTGA